A window of Methylobacterium bullatum genomic DNA:
CAGGCGCTCGGCGATACGGAGAGGATGTCCGGGTTGAGTCGAGCCCTCGCCGAGTGCCGTCAAAAAGTCATTCGGCCGCGACGTGAAGGTGCACCTGTGGGCGGGCCGGCCCTTCGCGGTCGGCACGCCAGCCCGATTGAACCGGAGCGATCGCGACTTGGTTTCGTCCGCCGTGCTTGGCGCGATAGAGTGCCGCGTCGGCTGCCTTGACGAGGTCGGCGCTGTTGCTCGACGTGCTCGGCAGGGAGGACACGCCCAGCGATGCCGAGACCTTCGCACCATGGCCCCCGGACAGAGCCTCTATCCGTTCCCGGATCTGTTCTGCCTTGAGCGCTGCATCCTCGAGGCTGCAATCGGGGAGAAACACGATCATTTCCTCGCCACCGTAGCGACAGGCGACATCGGTTTCCCGGAGCGCTCCGACGATCGCTGCCGCCGCCTCCCTCAGAACCGCGTCCCCCGTCGCATGGCCGTGCTCGTCGTTGAGGCGCTTGAAGTGGTCGAGGTCGATCATGATCACCGAGACCTTCCGCCCCTCGCGCTCGGCGATGCGGACATATCGGTCGAGACTGTCCTCCATGTAACGTCGGTTGTAGAGGCCCGTCAGCGGATCGCGGAGCGCCTGGTTGCGCAGCTTCTCGCGCAGCGCGATGTTGGACAGGGCGAGCGACATCGCGTCCCCGAGCGCCGAGCTCAGCGGCAGGATGGCAGCCAGGCGTTCCTCCGCGCCCGAACCCTGCGCGAAGACCTGAAGAAGGCCGAGATTCTCGCCCCGCGCGACCATCGGGATTTCGAGGGCGGCGAGACCGGAGGCATGGTGCTCACAGCAGAGGGCTCTGGAGCCGCTGCGGTTGATGTGCGGCTTGCCGCGCTTCATGGCCCAGCACTGGTTGATCGCGATCACCTCCGGCGGGGGCGATCCATCCTCGCACGCCCAGGAGGTCGAGAGGACGAGGCGGTCCCGCGAATTGTTGAAGACATAGAGCGCGCCGCTGAACCCGCCGATCAGTTCGCCGGCGGTGGCTCGGAGGACCGCGTTCGCATCGTGATGATCGGCGGCGCTCTGGAGCATGTCCGTCATCTCGAACAGGTGGCCGATCTGCGTTCTGGACGCGTCCATGTCCGTGATGGCCGTCGCGCGGGCCTGAGCATCTCGCGCGCTCGATCGGAATGCGAAGATCATGACTCCGGCAATCAGAATCTGCGACAGCAACACGATGCTTTTGCCGATCTCGATGCGAGTCTCGTGATCGGCGAAGTGTGAGTTCCAGTCCGCCAGGAAGGCATCGAACGCGCGACGCATCGTGCCGATCAGAGCGGCACTCCTGCGTTCCTTGAGCAGGGACTGAGCCGCCTCCAGCTTTCCGGCGCGGACGAGTTCGAGTGTATCCGTCCAGATGGCTTCGAGCGACTTGATGCTGGCGTCGGCGGAAGCGCTGGTCCCGTCGGGCATCCTGAGGAAAGGATCGAGGCGAGCCAGATACGTATCGCGGCGGCTATGGAGCGCTTCGAAGGCGCGGCTGTACTCGCTGTATTCGGTGTCCCGGTCGCCGAGGGCTCTGTTCAGGACGTAGGCTTCCGCGTCCATGAGAGCTTCCTGGGCGATGCGCATCTGCCGCCCGCCCTCGCGCAGGTCGATGAGAGCCTGCTGGTGCCGGTTGGTGTAGAAGAAGCCAGAGAGCACGATCGTGATCATGACCACGACGAGACCGACCTGAGCGGCAAGGCGATGCCGGACATTGCCGCGCCGGGTGCTTGCCGTCGCAACACCCGTTTCGCGCTCACTCAGAGCCATTGCCGGTCCTATGATATCGGAACCGACACGGATCGGCACGCGGGAGACAGAAAGGCACCAACCTCCTGTCTCCGCGTGAAAGAAGATGGCTAAGAGATTGTTTTCAGCAGCTGCGTTTCGGGGGGCAGTCCGGGGTTCGCTCTCGCTCAGCCATAGCGGTCCGTCCCCTTCGCGGCGAAAGGGCTTGTCCGGTCGCCCCGATCTCGGATGCGCTCCCCAACACGCGACCGTCACCTCACCGCACACGAGCACCCGCGATCGGCTTCGGCGGCCCGCCTTCCGGAGTCACCCAATCCTGCGCGTTCCTGAGGCGGATGCCACTGGCGTGAAGGGTGGAGCGCCAGATCGGCGCGAGCGGCGTGAGGCGGGGCAAGGTACGGAGTTCGAGGCCTGCCGCCGCCATCGCACCGGGCAGGTCCCGGATCGTGTCGTGGCCGGTGGGGACGACCGGGCTCTTCGACACCCAGGTGCCGGGCTCCCCCGTGGGTTCGAAGGTCCCGGGCGGCATGCGGTAGCGCTCGATCGCGGCGGTGGAGATCCGCTCCGCCCAATCCTCCTCCACATAGGCCACGGCGCGGCCGGTGACGTCGCCGAACCACCTCCGCCGGTCCTCCCTCGAGGTCCGTTCGGTGGGCCAGATCACGATCCGGGGGCAGTCGCGCGGAAAGAGGTAGAGCAGGCCCTGGGCCGCATCGATCGCCCAGACCAGGGGGCCGTTCAGCCAGGCCCCCGCCGGCCCGCGATCCACGCCGACGCGGACGGGGCGCGGCGCGAAGACCCGGATCGCCGGGTCCTCGCTGAAATGGAACAGGTCCTTTGGTTCGCCGGACGTGTCGTTCGGGCTCACCGTGCGTTGCGGAAGACCTGAAGGTCGAGATCCCGCACCTTCTTGCGCAGGGTGTTGCGGTTGACGCCGAGCAGTTCCGCCGCGCGGATCTGGTTCCCGCGCGTGGCGGCCAGAGCCGCGCCGATCAGCGGGCCTTCGATCTCGCGTAAGATTCGGTGGTAGAGGCCGGGCGGGGGCAGCGTGTCGCGATAGCCGCTGAAATACTCGGCGAGATGGCGTTCCACCGCCGCCGACAAGGTCTCGTTCTCCGCCGCGCCGGCCTTGCGCGCGCCGGAGCCGTTGCCCTGCGGCTGGGCCAGGGGCAGCGTATCGAGCTCGGCCTCGATCACCGGGCCGGTGATCGTTTCCTGCGGATAGAGGGCCGCGAGGCGCCGGACGAGGTTCTCCAGTTCGCGCACGTTGCCGGGCCAGCGGTAGCGCTTGAGGCGGTCCATCGCCTCGCCGTCGAGCTGCTTTCGGCTCAAGCCCTCCTTCTCCACCAGGATGAAGAAGTGGCGGATCAGGTCGGGCACGTCCTCCGAGCGCTCGCGCAGCGCGGGCAGGCGCAGCGGCACGACGTTGAGCCGGAAGAACAGATCCTCGCGAAAGATGCCCTGCTGGATCGAGACGCGCAGATCCTTGTTGGTGGCCGCGATGATGCGGACATTGGTCTTGATCGGGACCCTTCCGCCCACCGTGGTGTACTCGCCCTGCTGCAGCACGCGCAGGAGGCGGGTCTGGGCCTCCATCGGCATGTCGCCGATCTCGTCGAGGAAGAGCGTGCCGCCCTCGGCCTGCTCGAACCGGCCGGCCGAGCGCGAGAGCGCGCCGGTGAAGGCACCCTTCTCATGGCCGAAGAGTTCGGATTCGATGAGGTCGCGCGGGATCGCCGCCATGTTCACCGGCACGAAGGGGCCGGAGCGGCGACGGCCGTAATCGTGCAGCGCGCGGGCCACCAGCTCCTTGCCGGTGCCCGACTCGCCGGTGATCATCACCGTGAGGTCGGTGGGCATCAGGCGGGCCAGCGCCCGGTAGATCTCCTGCATGGCCGGCGAACGGCCCACCAGCGGGATGTCCTCGTTGCCGGGATCGGCGCCGGGGGCGGGCGTCCCGCGCGGCCGCGAGAGCGCCCGCCCGACGATGGCGATGAGCTCCTTCAGGTCGAAGGGCTTGGGCAGGTATTCGTAGGCCCCGCGCTCGGAGGCGCGGATCGCGGTCATGAACGTGTTCTGCGCGCTCATGACGATGATCGGCAGTTCCGGCCGCACGCGCTTGATGCGCGGCAGCAGGTCGAACACGTTCTCGTCCGGCATCATCACGTCGGTGATGACGAGGTCGCCCTCCCCTTGCGCGACCCAGCGCCAGAGGGTGGCGCAGTTGCCGGTGGAGCGGACCTCGTAGCCGGCCCGCGACAGGGCCTGGTTGAGGACGGTGCGGATGGCGGCGTCGTCGTCCGCGACGATGATGTGGCCGTTGGGCATGACGCGACTCTATTGCTCCGCGGCCGACTCGCGCCCGTCACGGGCGCTCGACATGGGAAGGAGGAGACGGAAAGTGGTGCGGCGCGGCACGGGATCGCATTCGACGATGCCACCGTGATCGCCGATGATCTTGGCCGCTAGTGCAAGTCCGAGGCCGGACCCCTGCGCTTTCGTGGTCACGAACGGGTCGAACAGGTCGGGCAGGAGCTCGGCCGAGACCCCCGGCCCGTTGTCCCGCACCGCCACTTCGATGGGCAGGCTCACCCGTTCCCGCGTGCCGGGCACCTGCATCTTCAGGCCGGTGCGGAAGGCGGTGGAGAGGGTGATCTCGCCGTCCACCGCATCGGCGCCGATGGCCTCGGCGGCGTTCTTGACGAGGTTGAGGATGACCTGGATCAGCTGGTCGCGGTTGCCCAGGACGGGGGGCAGCGACGGGTCGTAGGTCTCGACGAAGCGGATGTGCCGGGCAAAGCCCGACTGGGCCGAGCGCTTCACCTGATCGAGCACGCCGTGCACGTTGACGGGGCCTCGTTCGACCGGGCGTTCGTCGCCGAACAGCTCCATCCGTTCGACGATGCGGACGATCCGGTCGGATTCGTCGCAGATCAGCCGGGTGAGCAGGCGGTCGTCCTCGGTGCCGGATTGTTCGAGGAGCTGGGCCGCCCCGCGGATTCCCGCGAGCGGGTTCTTGATCTCATGCGCCAGCATGGCGCCCAGCGCGATCATCGAGCGCGCGGCGCCGCGATGGGTGAGCTGCCGGTTCATCTTGTCGGCGATGGTGCGCTCCTGGAGCATCATCACCACGGCATCCTCCTCGTCGCCGAGGGGGGTCGCGAAGACGTCGACGTTGCGCTCCAGGCCGGAGCGCGGCTGGACCAGTTCGACGCCGTATTCGCTGACGCTCGCCCGGCGGCGGCGCACTTCGGCCACGAGGGCGCTGATCGGGGACGAGAACGGGATGATGTCGCGCAGGTGCCGGCGCTGCATCAACCGGGCGGAATGATCGAAGAACGTCTCCGCCGCGTGGTTCACATGGAGGATGCGGTCGTCGGCGCCGATGGTGATGACCGGCAGCGGCAGGGCGTTGATCACCGCCTCGCTGGTGGGCGGGGCGATGGTCCGGCCGCGATGTTCCTTGTCCGCGCTCACGCTGCCTCCTCGGTGACGAATGGTACGCGCGGGTGCCGCATCGCCTTCGAGAGAAGGTCGGCTGCGATGGCCGGATCGGTGGTGGTGAGAAGCCGCGTCCGGTCGTCGGGGCCGAGCGCGCCGGATCCGTCGACATAGGCTGCCAAGTGCTTGCGCGCGTGGCGCACGCCCATGGCGGGGCCGTAGAGGGCGAGGAGCCCCTGGTAATGCTCCAGGGCGAGGGCGGCCTTCTCTTCGGCGTCGAGGGAACGCGGTGCCCGACCGGCGAGACCGGCGGCGATCTCGCCCACCAACCAGGGACGACCCAGGGCCGCGCGGCCGATCATCAGCCCGGCGGCGCCCGATGCGGCGAGGCAGGCCCGCGCACCGGCGAGATCGACGACGTCGCCATTGGCGATGACCGGGATCGAGACCGCGTCCACCACGGCTCGGATGGCGGCCCAATCGGCCTGCCCCTTGTAGAATTGCTGCCGGGTGCGGCCATGCACGGTGACCGCCGCGAGGCCGAGTCCTTCGGCGCGCCGGGCGAGATCGGGGGCATTGAGGCTCGCATGGTCCCAGCCGAGGCGCATCTTGACCGTGACCGGGATCGCCACCGCCGCGCGGACGGCGGCGAGGATGCGCGTGGCCCCCTCGATGTCGCGCATCAGGGCGGAGCCCGCCTCCCCGCCGGTGACGGTCTTGGCCGGGCAGCCCATGTTGATGTCGATGACATCGGCGCCATTCGCCTCGGCCAGGCGTGCGGCCTCCGCCATCGATTCGGGCACGCAGCCGGCGAGCTGGACCACGTGGGGATCGACCCCGCCGCCCTCGGCCCGCAGGCGCGCCTCCTCCGCCCCACGGGCGAATTCGGCCGCCGCCACCATCTCCGAGACGACGGCGCTTGCACCCAGACGCCGCGCGATGCGACGCATGTGCAGGTCGGTGACGCCCGACAGGGGGGCGAGCAGGACCGGCACCGAAGCCGCGGCGCCTGCCTTCTCGCCGGCCTGCCCCTGGCCATCGCCCGAGCGCAGAACGCTCAAATAATCATCAGCTTTCATTGTGCCCAACAAATAGACAATCGCCGGGGCGACGCAAGCGCCTTGCGCGATTTGATTTCAGGCTATGCCCCGCTTAAACGACAGACCACCCCAGCCATCCACGCTACCTCGAACTGATGCGGGAGCACTTTTCCATGTCCGGCACCGCCTGGAACGCCGCGGTGGTCGTCGCAGCCGGCCGCGGGATCCGCATCGGCGGTGACGTTCCCAAGCAATATCGCAGCGTCGGCGGACGCGCGGTCCTCACACGGACCCTCGCCGCGCTGGCGGCGCATCCCGACCTCGCGGTGATCCAGCCCGTGATCGCCGCGGACGCGGCCTCGTTCTACCACGCCTGCGTCGCGGAACTCGACCCCGTTCTGCGCGCCAAGCTCGCGGCCCCCGTCGAGGGCGGCGCCACGCGCCAGCAATCCGTCAGGTCTGGTCTCGAAGCCTTGGCCGGTCTCGAAGCCTTGGCCGGGAGGTCGGCGGTGACGGGCGCGCCAAGTCTCGTCCTCGTCCACGATGCCGCCCGTCCGCATGTGGACACGGCCTTGATCGACCGCGCCCTCGTCGCCGGTCGTGACCACGGCGCGGCGGTACCCGGCATCGCCGTCACCGATACGATCAAGATCGTCGAGGATACCGGGGAGGGGATCGGCCGGGTCCGCGAGACCCCCGCCCGCGAATCCCTGCGCGCCGTCCAGACCCCTCAGGCCTTCGCTTTCGCGCCCCTCCTCGCCGCCCACCGCAAGGCGGCGGAGGCGGACCTCCACGGCTTCACCGATGACGGGGCTTTGGCCGAATGGGCCGGGCTCGACGTGGTGGTGTTCGAGGGCGACCCGCGCAACCGCAAGATCACCCAGCCCTCGGACCTGATCGAGGCCGACCGCGGCTTTTCCGGCAGCACAGCCCTGTCCTCCGAACCAGAGACCGATTCCATGACGACCTACGTGACCCGCCTCGGGACCGGATTCGACGTCCATGCCTTCACCGAGGGCGACCATGTCTGGCTCGGCGGCGTGAAGATCCCCGCCGATCGCGGCGTGCTCGCCCATTCCGACGGGGACGTGGCGCTGCATGCTCTCACGGACGCCCTGCTGGGGGCGATCGCGGATGGCGACATCGGTACGCATTTCCCGCCGAGCGACGAGCAGTGGCGCGGCGCCTCGTCCGACCGCTTCCTGGCCCATGCGGTGAAGCTCGTCCGCGACCGGGGCGGCCGGATCGACCATCTCGACATCACCGTCCTGGCCGAGGCCCCGCGCATCGGCGCCCATCGCGAGGCGATCCGTGCC
This region includes:
- the glnL gene encoding Nitrogen regulation protein NR(II) is translated as MSADKEHRGRTIAPPTSEAVINALPLPVITIGADDRILHVNHAAETFFDHSARLMQRRHLRDIIPFSSPISALVAEVRRRRASVSEYGVELVQPRSGLERNVDVFATPLGDEEDAVVMMLQERTIADKMNRQLTHRGAARSMIALGAMLAHEIKNPLAGIRGAAQLLEQSGTEDDRLLTRLICDESDRIVRIVERMELFGDERPVERGPVNVHGVLDQVKRSAQSGFARHIRFVETYDPSLPPVLGNRDQLIQVILNLVKNAAEAIGADAVDGEITLSTAFRTGLKMQVPGTRERVSLPIEVAVRDNGPGVSAELLPDLFDPFVTTKAQGSGLGLALAAKIIGDHGGIVECDPVPRRTTFRLLLPMSSARDGRESAAEQ
- the ntrC_2 gene encoding Nitrogen assimilation regulatory protein translates to MPNGHIIVADDDAAIRTVLNQALSRAGYEVRSTGNCATLWRWVAQGEGDLVITDVMMPDENVFDLLPRIKRVRPELPIIVMSAQNTFMTAIRASERGAYEYLPKPFDLKELIAIVGRALSRPRGTPAPGADPGNEDIPLVGRSPAMQEIYRALARLMPTDLTVMITGESGTGKELVARALHDYGRRRSGPFVPVNMAAIPRDLIESELFGHEKGAFTGALSRSAGRFEQAEGGTLFLDEIGDMPMEAQTRLLRVLQQGEYTTVGGRVPIKTNVRIIAATNKDLRVSIQQGIFREDLFFRLNVVPLRLPALRERSEDVPDLIRHFFILVEKEGLSRKQLDGEAMDRLKRYRWPGNVRELENLVRRLAALYPQETITGPVIEAELDTLPLAQPQGNGSGARKAGAAENETLSAAVERHLAEYFSGYRDTLPPPGLYHRILREIEGPLIGAALAATRGNQIRAAELLGVNRNTLRKKVRDLDLQVFRNAR
- the ispDF gene encoding Bifunctional enzyme IspD/IspF, whose product is MSGTAWNAAVVVAAGRGIRIGGDVPKQYRSVGGRAVLTRTLAALAAHPDLAVIQPVIAADAASFYHACVAELDPVLRAKLAAPVEGGATRQQSVRSGLEALAGLEALAGRSAVTGAPSLVLVHDAARPHVDTALIDRALVAGRDHGAAVPGIAVTDTIKIVEDTGEGIGRVRETPARESLRAVQTPQAFAFAPLLAAHRKAAEADLHGFTDDGALAEWAGLDVVVFEGDPRNRKITQPSDLIEADRGFSGSTALSSEPETDSMTTYVTRLGTGFDVHAFTEGDHVWLGGVKIPADRGVLAHSDGDVALHALTDALLGAIADGDIGTHFPPSDEQWRGASSDRFLAHAVKLVRDRGGRIDHLDITVLAEAPRIGAHREAIRARIAEICGVPLSSVSIKATTTEKLGFVGRAEGLAAQAAATIRLPETDGIDAA
- the pleD_3 gene encoding Response regulator PleD, producing MALSERETGVATASTRRGNVRHRLAAQVGLVVVMITIVLSGFFYTNRHQQALIDLREGGRQMRIAQEALMDAEAYVLNRALGDRDTEYSEYSRAFEALHSRRDTYLARLDPFLRMPDGTSASADASIKSLEAIWTDTLELVRAGKLEAAQSLLKERRSAALIGTMRRAFDAFLADWNSHFADHETRIEIGKSIVLLSQILIAGVMIFAFRSSARDAQARATAITDMDASRTQIGHLFEMTDMLQSAADHHDANAVLRATAGELIGGFSGALYVFNNSRDRLVLSTSWACEDGSPPPEVIAINQCWAMKRGKPHINRSGSRALCCEHHASGLAALEIPMVARGENLGLLQVFAQGSGAEERLAAILPLSSALGDAMSLALSNIALREKLRNQALRDPLTGLYNRRYMEDSLDRYVRIAEREGRKVSVIMIDLDHFKRLNDEHGHATGDAVLREAAAAIVGALRETDVACRYGGEEMIVFLPDCSLEDAALKAEQIRERIEALSGGHGAKVSASLGVSSLPSTSSNSADLVKAADAALYRAKHGGRNQVAIAPVQSGWRADREGPARPQVHLHVAAE
- the dus gene encoding putative tRNA-dihydrouridine synthase, whose translation is MKADDYLSVLRSGDGQGQAGEKAGAAASVPVLLAPLSGVTDLHMRRIARRLGASAVVSEMVAAAEFARGAEEARLRAEGGGVDPHVVQLAGCVPESMAEAARLAEANGADVIDINMGCPAKTVTGGEAGSALMRDIEGATRILAAVRAAVAIPVTVKMRLGWDHASLNAPDLARRAEGLGLAAVTVHGRTRQQFYKGQADWAAIRAVVDAVSIPVIANGDVVDLAGARACLAASGAAGLMIGRAALGRPWLVGEIAAGLAGRAPRSLDAEEKAALALEHYQGLLALYGPAMGVRHARKHLAAYVDGSGALGPDDRTRLLTTTDPAIAADLLSKAMRHPRVPFVTEEAA